One Zestosphaera sp. genomic region harbors:
- a CDS encoding aldolase/citrate lyase family protein, with protein MRQYVMWREKIMSKLSSGRPLLGAWITISHPEIVDILSNMPFDWFMFDMEHAPLTVRDVETLLMPLKGTDIIPFVRVAWNDPVLIKLALDLGVAGVLVPWVNSKEEAERAVRAVRYPPAGIRGVGPRRCVSYGIQNVTEYFQRWNELATLIVQIETKIAYENLDEILSTEGVSGVFVGPSDLSASLGYFGRVDSQEFTRVLEDIVERARRHAGKIVGIMATTPDFAKRVVDMGYNFISLSHDTRYLIRGAELYLKAVQQH; from the coding sequence ATGCGTCAGTACGTTATGTGGCGTGAGAAAATAATGAGCAAGCTGAGTTCCGGGAGACCTCTCCTGGGTGCCTGGATAACTATCTCACATCCTGAGATCGTTGACATACTCTCGAACATGCCCTTCGACTGGTTCATGTTTGACATGGAGCATGCCCCCCTCACGGTGAGGGATGTTGAGACGTTGTTGATGCCTCTTAAGGGAACGGACATAATACCGTTTGTGAGGGTTGCGTGGAACGATCCAGTCCTCATTAAGCTTGCTTTAGATCTAGGAGTTGCCGGGGTTCTCGTTCCATGGGTGAACAGCAAGGAGGAGGCAGAACGTGCTGTGAGGGCTGTCCGCTACCCTCCTGCCGGCATCAGGGGTGTGGGACCGCGGAGGTGCGTTAGCTACGGCATCCAGAACGTGACGGAGTACTTCCAGAGATGGAATGAGCTAGCCACGCTCATAGTTCAGATAGAGACCAAGATAGCGTATGAGAACCTTGATGAGATATTATCGACTGAGGGGGTGTCAGGGGTTTTCGTAGGGCCCTCTGACCTCTCAGCCTCGCTAGGGTACTTCGGCAGGGTGGACTCTCAGGAGTTTACGAGGGTGCTTGAGGACATAGTTGAGCGGGCTAGAAGGCATGCTGGAAAGATCGTGGGTATAATGGCGACGACGCCGGACTTCGCTAAGAGAGTTGTTGATATGGGCTACAACTTCATATCGTTATCCCATGATACGAGGTACCTGATCAGGGGGGCTGAGCTGTATCTGAAAGCAGTTCAACAGCATTAG
- a CDS encoding M42 family metallopeptidase yields MNVWPGPSKDEVFELLKSLSEVIGPSGNEASIRNLVVDRLKSVADKLWIDTLGNVIAVKKGSRGNGRFMMAAHMDEIGLFVSHVDDKGFLRALPIGGLTERSLVYQRVVVRTRDGRTYRGVIGMKPPHVIKPEEARQIPELKELFLDIGASSRDEVLKLGVKVGDIVVFDRELSILSGDRVTGKAIDDRVGLAAMIKAFEYIEAPELDVYAVATVQEEVGLKGAEVAAYSITPDLALALDVTVASDFPGVSEHEWCTQLGRGPAIKIADGRSASGLIAHPEVVDVLLKTAEELGIPYQVEVLAGGTTDASVIALNKEGVPAGVVSIPSRYIHSPVEVVDLKDVVNTVRLTRAFAQRVSYEWVSSLKERRLK; encoded by the coding sequence ATGAACGTATGGCCTGGCCCTTCTAAGGATGAAGTTTTTGAGTTACTTAAATCCCTCTCGGAAGTGATAGGACCTTCAGGCAACGAAGCCAGTATTAGAAATCTAGTTGTTGACCGGTTGAAGAGTGTGGCGGATAAGCTGTGGATTGACACGCTAGGCAACGTGATTGCCGTTAAGAAGGGTTCAAGGGGGAATGGCAGGTTTATGATGGCCGCGCACATGGACGAAATAGGGCTGTTCGTCTCACACGTAGATGATAAGGGGTTCCTCAGAGCACTCCCGATAGGCGGGCTCACTGAGAGATCCCTAGTATATCAAAGAGTGGTCGTTAGGACTAGAGACGGAAGAACCTACAGAGGCGTCATCGGCATGAAACCACCTCATGTGATTAAGCCTGAGGAGGCTAGGCAGATCCCGGAGTTAAAGGAGTTATTCCTTGATATAGGAGCATCCTCAAGAGATGAGGTCCTTAAACTTGGTGTGAAGGTTGGCGACATTGTCGTTTTCGATAGGGAGCTAAGCATCCTGTCAGGCGACAGAGTCACAGGAAAGGCAATAGACGACAGGGTTGGTTTAGCCGCTATGATTAAAGCGTTCGAATATATTGAAGCGCCTGAGCTTGACGTGTATGCCGTGGCGACGGTTCAGGAGGAGGTAGGGCTTAAGGGGGCTGAGGTTGCTGCGTATTCGATAACCCCTGACTTGGCCCTAGCGCTGGACGTGACTGTAGCCAGTGACTTTCCCGGTGTGTCTGAGCACGAGTGGTGTACACAGCTGGGGAGGGGGCCTGCTATTAAGATAGCTGACGGCCGGTCTGCATCAGGACTCATAGCCCATCCGGAGGTCGTAGACGTCCTGCTGAAAACCGCTGAAGAGTTGGGCATACCGTATCAAGTTGAGGTACTTGCAGGAGGCACTACCGACGCCTCGGTGATTGCCCTCAATAAAGAGGGCGTTCCTGCGGGGGTGGTCTCAATACCGTCGCGTTACATACATTCGCCGGTGGAGGTGGTGGATCTCAAGGACGTCGTCAACACCGTCAGGCTTACCAGAGCCTTCGCCCAACGAGTGAGCTATGAGTGGGTAAGCTCGTTGAAGGAACGCAGGCTGAAATAA
- a CDS encoding subtype B tannase, with product MVFALILSAFTTMTSASVISASTNESSNVDPLRFPVNDYTLHTIKVITPFSETTVVFKRYHHIPYVAKPVNPNYQSMDVVVPIKVNNTYIDVSNAPIILVINVGGYFSVSNILGGENGIPLNDVVIRVDNVTGFATRVTGAERVALALAAGYVVAVPGVRGWDCRFSNGTWYGKAPAAIVDLKAVIRYMRYNSDTFPGNEEWIIPIGTSAGGALSALLAASGDSPLYEPYLQQLGAAEASDRVFAAAPYCPITDLEHADMMYEWEFGLKPLPTGSLVNQTISQMLRSLWPEYLRELNLLDRNGELLATPEAYEKYIVKNYLIPAAIKYIKALPEPHRAQYLQRNSWIMWDPVTQTASFTWNEYLEYGISRMKGCPAFDVLHIPENLTLPEKLTFGDVFALGLTPEVLLFGNETVPARHFTDFCVKWDTGDPSACIDPELRQIINMMNPMYFIKQDWPHISQYWWIRTGSKDNHAAITMWTNLAIALENAGKSVNFEIYWEGEHGADYEPWTFIEWVAQITGYKPKIVGTEPTPTLTTTIIQPVTLTVTQSVTQPVTRTTTSVHTQIQSLTTTVTQPVTHTTTTILTRTQQITATITVTQPSMTDTLIPVVVVLAVVAILALFFIRRK from the coding sequence ATGGTATTTGCACTAATCTTATCGGCATTCACCACGATGACGTCAGCAAGTGTAATCAGTGCATCAACGAACGAGTCTAGCAACGTCGATCCTCTACGGTTCCCCGTTAATGATTACACCCTACACACTATAAAGGTAATCACTCCCTTCTCTGAGACCACTGTAGTGTTTAAGCGCTACCACCACATACCCTACGTCGCTAAGCCAGTGAATCCCAATTACCAGAGTATGGACGTCGTAGTTCCGATAAAAGTTAACAACACCTATATTGACGTTTCGAACGCCCCTATAATACTTGTAATCAATGTTGGGGGTTACTTCTCTGTATCGAACATACTAGGCGGTGAAAACGGGATACCATTAAATGATGTAGTAATACGGGTTGACAACGTCACAGGTTTCGCGACCAGGGTCACAGGAGCTGAACGTGTAGCACTTGCACTAGCAGCGGGTTACGTAGTCGCCGTACCAGGAGTGCGCGGGTGGGACTGCAGATTCTCAAACGGCACGTGGTACGGCAAAGCACCTGCGGCCATCGTGGATCTGAAGGCAGTAATCAGGTACATGCGCTATAACAGCGACACATTCCCAGGTAATGAGGAGTGGATTATCCCAATCGGTACTAGTGCTGGTGGCGCCCTCTCTGCACTTTTAGCGGCTTCGGGCGACAGCCCGCTTTACGAACCGTATTTACAACAGCTCGGGGCTGCAGAAGCTAGCGATCGTGTTTTTGCTGCTGCTCCCTACTGCCCAATAACCGATTTAGAGCATGCCGACATGATGTACGAGTGGGAATTCGGACTTAAACCATTACCAACAGGCAGTCTGGTTAACCAGACCATATCTCAGATGCTGAGGTCGCTCTGGCCGGAATATCTCAGAGAGTTAAACCTACTGGACAGAAACGGTGAACTGCTTGCAACTCCAGAGGCTTATGAGAAATACATAGTGAAGAACTATCTAATCCCTGCAGCAATCAAATACATAAAAGCTTTGCCAGAGCCGCACCGTGCGCAGTACCTACAGCGGAATAGCTGGATCATGTGGGATCCAGTCACCCAAACAGCTTCATTCACGTGGAACGAATACCTTGAGTACGGCATATCCAGGATGAAGGGCTGTCCAGCGTTCGATGTACTTCACATACCTGAGAATCTGACTCTACCGGAGAAACTAACCTTCGGAGATGTCTTCGCCCTCGGGCTTACGCCAGAGGTTCTCCTCTTCGGAAACGAAACAGTTCCAGCACGACACTTCACGGACTTCTGCGTTAAATGGGATACCGGCGACCCGAGCGCCTGCATCGACCCCGAGCTAAGACAGATCATAAATATGATGAACCCAATGTACTTTATAAAGCAGGACTGGCCTCACATATCGCAGTATTGGTGGATCCGCACAGGTTCTAAAGACAATCATGCCGCGATAACTATGTGGACCAACCTAGCCATAGCTCTAGAGAATGCTGGCAAGAGCGTCAACTTCGAAATTTACTGGGAGGGCGAGCACGGAGCCGATTACGAACCGTGGACCTTCATAGAATGGGTTGCCCAGATCACGGGCTATAAACCAAAGATCGTTGGGACTGAGCCCACGCCAACCCTCACGACTACAATAATTCAACCAGTTACGCTTACGGTGACACAGTCGGTAACACAGCCGGTAACGCGCACTACGACCTCCGTCCACACACAAATACAGTCACTCACTACCACAGTAACACAGCCAGTTACCCATACAACCACTACAATCCTTACACGGACTCAGCAAATCACCGCAACCATTACAGTAACGCAACCCAGCATGACTGACACGCTAATACCCGTAGTAGTTGTGTTGGCAGTAGTAGCGATACTTGCACTCTTCTTTATAAGGAGGAAGTAA
- a CDS encoding MATE family efflux transporter — MDDKDWVLKSSIVKVMIKLGLPIGVMQALNVIYNLTDMFWLGRLGREALAAINATWPVVFLVVAGLAGVLQAGISLVSQYWGAKDYESSMRAAGQVLLLVLLAGPPVSLAAYAALPPLLQLMGVPQDVIPGAVTYGRIFTLGLTVFGLMDATVSIFSAAGDTLAPMKIRLFGVLLNVILDPVLIFGVGLIPPLGIAGAAIATLASDLVAALLALHVLVKGVRGERLRPLHLRPRPGLLSKLVKIGLPLSISSMGEAGGFALLTAIISMMGSAALASWGVGDRPVGLLDIFVASLLGATTTIVGQSLGAGMYDRAKETALKSVLYSVAMVAAGISAFILVRYDIVSFFTPSDPEVIRYAADFLLYMGPSIVFFVILRVAFAVASGSGHTKPVMFLSLFRLWVLRNVLATSSARVRLGSASRACGLACP; from the coding sequence GTGGACGATAAGGACTGGGTGCTGAAGAGCTCGATAGTCAAGGTGATGATCAAGCTGGGGCTTCCTATAGGCGTCATGCAGGCTCTAAACGTCATCTACAATCTGACGGATATGTTTTGGTTGGGGAGGCTTGGGAGGGAGGCGTTAGCAGCGATCAACGCCACCTGGCCCGTGGTCTTCTTGGTTGTGGCCGGGCTCGCTGGCGTGCTCCAGGCTGGCATTTCCCTAGTGTCCCAATACTGGGGGGCCAAGGACTATGAATCCTCCATGAGGGCGGCAGGGCAGGTGCTCCTGCTGGTTTTGCTAGCGGGGCCGCCGGTCAGTCTGGCGGCTTACGCCGCGTTGCCTCCGCTCCTGCAGCTGATGGGGGTTCCTCAGGACGTGATTCCTGGGGCTGTGACGTATGGGAGGATCTTCACACTGGGTCTCACGGTGTTCGGCTTAATGGACGCCACGGTATCGATATTCAGCGCTGCAGGCGACACTTTAGCGCCGATGAAGATCAGGCTCTTCGGGGTGCTTCTTAACGTGATCCTGGATCCCGTGCTGATTTTCGGTGTAGGGTTGATACCACCGCTCGGGATTGCTGGGGCTGCTATAGCCACCTTAGCAAGCGACCTAGTTGCGGCACTGCTGGCACTCCATGTCCTGGTTAAGGGGGTCAGGGGGGAGAGGCTTAGACCCCTTCATTTAAGACCGCGCCCAGGCTTGCTGAGCAAGCTAGTTAAGATAGGACTCCCGCTCTCCATCTCTTCAATGGGTGAGGCGGGAGGGTTTGCACTGCTAACGGCCATAATAAGTATGATGGGTAGTGCCGCGCTGGCGTCATGGGGTGTTGGGGACAGGCCTGTGGGACTCCTCGACATATTTGTGGCTAGCCTTCTGGGTGCAACCACTACTATAGTCGGCCAGAGCTTAGGGGCCGGGATGTACGACAGGGCTAAAGAGACTGCTCTTAAATCTGTCCTCTACAGTGTGGCGATGGTCGCCGCGGGCATCAGTGCCTTCATACTAGTGAGATACGACATCGTGTCGTTCTTCACTCCCTCAGACCCGGAGGTGATTCGGTACGCCGCCGACTTCCTACTGTATATGGGGCCCTCCATAGTTTTCTTCGTAATTTTAAGGGTCGCGTTCGCCGTAGCCAGCGGTTCAGGTCACACAAAGCCTGTGATGTTCTTAAGCCTCTTCAGACTATGGGTCCTGAGGAACGTGTTGGCTACCTCTTCGGCCCGGGTCCGTTTGGGATCGGCGTCAAGGGCCTGTGGATTGGCATGTCCGTGA